One Mycolicibacterium pulveris genomic region harbors:
- a CDS encoding thioredoxin domain-containing protein produces MTNHLAAATSPYLRQHADNPVHWRQWTPEALAEAAARDVPILLSIGYAACHWCHVMAHESFEDEQVAAVMNDGFVCIKVDREERPDLDAVYMNATVALTGQGGWPMTCFLTPDGRPFFCGTYYPKPSFLQLLRAVSDTWRTRRGEVEQASDRITDELRSMTAGLPGDGPPVQPALCDHAVATALRDEDVERGGFVSNQAAAPKFPPSALLEALLRNHERTGDILPMEAVERTCTAMARGGIYDQLAGGFARYSVDASWVVPHFEKMLYDNAQLLRVYAHWVRRTSNPLARKVAHETARFIIDELGADEMFVSSLDADADGVEGLTYVWTPAQLREVLDADDARWAAETFEITQQGTFEAGSSVLQLPRDPDDVDRFTRVRTVLLAARGTRPQPARDDKVVTAWNGLAITALAEAGVALEQPELVDAATQCARAVVDLHLVGGRLRRASLGGRVGEPMAVLEDHAALATGLLTLHQVTGEASWLDTATTLIDLALEHFADPDRAGRWFDTADDAEALMVRPSDPLDGATPSGASLIAEALLLATHLVDAARTDAYAAAADATLASCTPILARVPRSGGHWLAVAEAAVRGPLQIAVACEPERSELLAAARRLAPGGAVVVGGAVDSSVLLAGRDRVDGADAAYICRGRVCDLPVTTARELAVALNAAV; encoded by the coding sequence GTGACGAACCATCTCGCTGCGGCCACCAGCCCCTACCTGCGCCAGCACGCCGACAACCCGGTGCACTGGCGGCAGTGGACGCCCGAGGCCCTGGCCGAGGCCGCCGCGCGGGATGTGCCGATCCTGCTGTCGATCGGCTATGCCGCCTGCCACTGGTGTCACGTGATGGCGCACGAGTCGTTCGAGGACGAGCAGGTCGCGGCCGTGATGAACGACGGCTTCGTGTGCATCAAGGTCGACCGTGAGGAGCGGCCCGACCTGGACGCCGTCTACATGAACGCCACCGTCGCGCTGACCGGGCAGGGCGGCTGGCCGATGACCTGCTTCCTCACCCCCGACGGCAGGCCGTTCTTCTGCGGCACCTACTACCCCAAACCGAGTTTCCTGCAGCTGCTGCGCGCGGTTTCGGACACCTGGCGTACCCGGCGCGGTGAGGTCGAGCAGGCCTCGGACCGCATCACCGACGAGCTGCGGTCGATGACCGCGGGACTGCCCGGGGACGGACCGCCGGTGCAACCCGCGTTGTGCGATCACGCTGTCGCGACCGCGCTGCGCGACGAGGACGTCGAACGCGGCGGGTTCGTCTCCAATCAGGCGGCGGCGCCGAAGTTTCCGCCGTCGGCGCTGCTGGAGGCGTTGCTGCGCAACCACGAACGCACCGGTGACATCCTGCCGATGGAGGCGGTCGAGCGCACCTGCACGGCGATGGCCCGCGGCGGTATCTACGACCAGCTGGCCGGCGGGTTCGCCCGCTACAGCGTGGACGCGTCCTGGGTGGTGCCGCACTTCGAGAAGATGCTCTACGACAACGCCCAGCTGCTGCGGGTATACGCGCACTGGGTGCGGCGCACGTCGAACCCGTTGGCGCGCAAGGTCGCCCACGAGACCGCGCGGTTCATCATCGACGAGTTGGGCGCCGACGAGATGTTTGTCTCGTCGCTGGATGCCGACGCCGACGGCGTGGAGGGCCTGACGTACGTGTGGACGCCCGCGCAGCTGCGCGAGGTGCTCGATGCCGACGACGCCCGTTGGGCGGCAGAGACTTTCGAGATCACCCAACAGGGAACCTTCGAAGCGGGCAGCTCGGTGCTGCAGTTGCCGCGCGACCCCGACGACGTCGACCGCTTCACCCGGGTGCGCACCGTGCTGCTGGCCGCCCGGGGCACCCGGCCGCAGCCCGCCCGCGACGACAAGGTCGTCACGGCCTGGAATGGGCTGGCGATCACGGCGCTGGCCGAAGCCGGAGTCGCACTCGAACAGCCCGAGTTGGTTGACGCCGCAACACAATGCGCCCGCGCCGTCGTCGACCTGCATCTGGTGGGCGGCCGGCTGCGCAGGGCCAGCCTCGGCGGGCGCGTCGGCGAGCCCATGGCCGTGCTCGAGGACCACGCCGCGCTGGCCACCGGGCTGCTGACGCTTCACCAGGTGACCGGCGAGGCGTCCTGGCTGGACACCGCGACGACGCTGATCGACCTCGCGCTCGAGCACTTCGCGGACCCCGACCGCGCGGGCCGATGGTTCGACACCGCCGACGACGCCGAGGCGCTGATGGTGCGGCCGTCCGATCCGCTGGACGGCGCGACCCCGTCGGGGGCCTCGCTGATCGCCGAAGCTCTGCTGCTGGCAACACATCTCGTCGACGCGGCCCGGACCGACGCCTACGCGGCGGCGGCGGATGCGACGCTCGCGTCGTGCACACCGATCCTGGCGCGCGTACCCCGCTCGGGCGGGCACTGGCTGGCGGTCGCGGAAGCCGCCGTGCGCGGACCCCTGCAGATCGCGGTGGCCTGCGAGCCCGAACGCTCCGAGCTGCTCGCGGCGGCGCGCAGGTTGGCGCCGGGCGGAGCGGTCGTGGTGGGCGGCGCCGTGGACTCGTCGGTGCTGCTGGCCGGCCGGGACCGCGTGGACGGCGCCGACGCCGCCTACATCTGCCGCGGTCGGGTCTGCGACCTTCCGGTCACCACCGCACGGGAACTCGCTGTCGCGTTGAACGCCGCCGTGTAG
- a CDS encoding nuclear transport factor 2 family protein — protein sequence MATPEDNAKTVHRYLELVAQGKPDDIAELYAEDATVEDPVGGEVHIGRTAIRGFYDAVANMNAECDVVTLRTLGSEAAFFWSMTIDLGESRMRIEIISVMTFNEEGKIASMKAYWTPENVTQL from the coding sequence ATGGCCACCCCGGAAGACAACGCGAAGACCGTTCACCGCTATCTGGAGCTGGTTGCCCAGGGCAAGCCCGACGACATCGCCGAGTTGTATGCCGAGGACGCGACCGTCGAGGATCCGGTGGGCGGTGAGGTGCACATCGGCCGCACGGCCATCCGCGGCTTTTACGACGCGGTCGCCAACATGAACGCCGAATGCGACGTCGTCACGCTGCGCACCCTCGGCAGCGAGGCGGCGTTCTTCTGGTCGATGACCATCGATCTCGGCGAGAGCCGGATGCGCATCGAGATCATCAGCGTCATGACGTTCAACGAGGAGGGCAAGATCGCCTCGATGAAGGCCTACTGGACCCCCGAGAACGTCACCCAGCTCTAG
- the trhA gene encoding PAQR family membrane homeostasis protein TrhA, whose protein sequence is MTAPLHRSDDVLRDPQGPPEDLPEAVVEGVATFIGKPRARGWIHVYAAVVAAICGATLVSVSWSVQSTRAGVATLIYTLTIVAMFAVSGAYHRVTWKSQTARKWMKRLDHSMIFVFIAGSYTPFALLALPSTDGMVLFWIVWGGAIAGVLLKMFWPSAPRWVGVPLYLLLGWVAAWFVGPITHGAGVAALVLLIVGGALYSVGGVLYAMKRPNPWPTTFGHHEFFHACTAVAAICHYVAMWFAVF, encoded by the coding sequence ATGACGGCCCCCCTGCATCGCTCCGACGACGTGCTGCGCGACCCGCAAGGGCCGCCGGAAGACCTTCCCGAGGCGGTCGTCGAGGGCGTCGCCACTTTCATCGGCAAGCCGCGGGCGCGGGGCTGGATCCATGTCTATGCGGCCGTGGTGGCCGCCATCTGCGGCGCGACGCTGGTGTCGGTGTCGTGGTCGGTGCAGTCCACCAGGGCCGGGGTGGCGACGCTGATCTACACGCTGACGATCGTGGCGATGTTCGCGGTCAGCGGCGCCTACCACCGAGTGACCTGGAAGTCGCAGACCGCGCGGAAATGGATGAAGCGCCTCGATCACTCGATGATCTTCGTCTTCATCGCGGGCAGTTACACGCCGTTCGCGCTGCTGGCGCTGCCGTCGACCGACGGCATGGTGCTGTTCTGGATCGTGTGGGGCGGCGCGATCGCCGGGGTGCTGCTCAAGATGTTCTGGCCGTCGGCGCCGCGCTGGGTCGGGGTGCCGCTGTATCTGCTGCTGGGCTGGGTGGCGGCGTGGTTCGTCGGCCCGATCACCCACGGCGCGGGTGTCGCCGCGCTGGTGCTGCTGATCGTCGGCGGCGCGCTGTACAGCGTCGGCGGCGTGCTCTACGCGATGAAGCGGCCGAACCCGTGGCCCACGACGTTCGGCCACCACGAGTTCTTCCACGCCTGCACGGCGGTGGCCGCGATCTGCCACTACGTCGCGATGTGGTTCGCCGTCTTCTGA
- a CDS encoding phage major capsid protein translates to MTKEEILAKLDELNEIAEKRSLTDDEFESAKDLETQLKRANETEEFRARHAVYVTPQATVHVAAPKEDDTLERAFTAYLRTGQANADLTELRAQSEGTPSAGGYTVPDGFRTKIIDRMKAFGGIANVAETINTETGQSLEWPTVDDTANVGEIVAEGGTFASGADLTFGTASLGAYTYTAGGAGNNPLRVSIELLQDSAFDIESFVARKLGERVARLQSTHLVTGSGTGQPKGLIHGKTGVELADDTDGVTYDDLITFIHSVDPSYRNGAVWAFNDQSLAAIKKIKDSHGDPIWRPADADMATSTGGGVLLGYPVVVDQAFANIDVDNNTVNWGAFGNLAEGYVIRRVRDIQLIVDPITRMASNREVQYAVYARMDAVPQNPHAYIALTGEQ, encoded by the coding sequence TTGACCAAAGAGGAAATCCTCGCAAAGCTCGATGAACTCAACGAGATCGCCGAGAAGCGCAGTCTCACCGACGACGAGTTCGAGAGCGCCAAGGATCTGGAAACCCAGCTCAAGCGAGCCAACGAAACCGAGGAGTTCCGTGCCCGTCACGCGGTGTATGTGACCCCGCAGGCCACTGTGCATGTCGCTGCGCCCAAGGAAGATGACACCCTTGAGCGTGCATTCACCGCATATCTGCGCACCGGACAGGCCAACGCTGACCTGACCGAGCTTCGCGCCCAGAGTGAAGGCACCCCATCGGCCGGTGGTTACACCGTGCCCGATGGCTTCCGCACCAAGATCATCGACCGGATGAAGGCGTTCGGCGGAATCGCCAATGTCGCCGAAACCATCAACACCGAAACCGGTCAGTCCCTTGAGTGGCCAACCGTGGACGACACCGCCAACGTCGGCGAGATCGTCGCCGAGGGCGGCACCTTCGCCTCTGGCGCTGATCTGACCTTCGGCACCGCCTCGCTTGGCGCCTACACCTACACTGCCGGCGGGGCTGGCAACAACCCTTTGCGGGTGTCGATTGAACTGTTGCAGGACAGCGCTTTCGATATCGAGTCGTTCGTGGCGCGCAAGCTCGGCGAACGTGTGGCACGTCTGCAGTCGACCCACCTGGTAACCGGTAGTGGCACGGGACAGCCCAAGGGCCTCATCCACGGCAAGACAGGCGTCGAATTGGCCGACGACACCGACGGCGTGACCTACGACGACCTGATCACCTTCATCCACTCCGTGGACCCGTCATACCGCAACGGTGCGGTGTGGGCGTTCAATGACCAGTCGCTGGCCGCGATCAAGAAAATCAAAGACTCCCACGGTGATCCCATCTGGCGTCCCGCCGATGCCGACATGGCCACCTCGACCGGTGGCGGTGTGCTGCTGGGCTACCCGGTCGTGGTCGATCAGGCCTTCGCCAACATCGACGTCGACAACAACACCGTCAACTGGGGCGCGTTCGGCAACTTGGCGGAGGGTTACGTGATCCGCCGGGTGCGCGACATTCAGTTGATTGTCGACCCGATTACCCGCATGGCGTCCAACCGCGAGGTCCAGTACGCCGTCTATGCCCGCATGGACGCCGTTCCGCAGAATCCCCACGCCTACATTGCCCTGACGGGAGAGCAGTAA